The proteins below come from a single Piscinibacter gummiphilus genomic window:
- a CDS encoding efflux transporter outer membrane subunit, with the protein MFDIRLTSLAAALMLAGCTSMAPKYERPVAPVAPAFTDSSTTTGTQAAADIAWQSFFVDERLKRLIEIALQNNRDLRVAVLNIEAARANYGVRRADLYPSLGVGLSGQRGPSQVVPGRLQTVFQAGIQLSAWEIDLFGRIQSLGNAAAAQYLASVEGRKAAQISLVAAVANTYLSLLADEELLAITRDTLGTREDSFKLNKLKFDNGAASELDLRQAESLLEAGKVTLAAVTRQRALDENALVLLIGQPLPTDLPPPLAIGEQRLAADLPAGLPSEVLTRRPDVRQAEQQLIAANANIGAARAAFFPRISLTGNAGSASSELDGLFKSGTKAWSISGNLVQPIFDAGRNSANLDLAKTNREIAVAQYEKSIQNAFREVQDALAGRATLGEQARAQLAQANAEQTRFRLADLRYRNGAASFLDVLDAQRALFSAQQAVVQVQAAMVQNQVNLYKVLGGGWTEPTATK; encoded by the coding sequence ATGTTTGACATCCGACTGACCAGCCTGGCCGCAGCGCTGATGCTGGCCGGCTGCACCAGCATGGCGCCGAAATACGAGCGGCCGGTCGCCCCTGTCGCCCCAGCCTTCACCGACAGCAGCACGACGACGGGCACCCAGGCCGCAGCCGACATCGCGTGGCAGAGCTTCTTCGTCGACGAGCGGCTGAAGCGGCTGATCGAGATCGCGCTCCAGAACAACCGCGACCTTCGCGTGGCGGTGCTCAACATCGAAGCGGCCCGCGCCAACTACGGTGTGCGCCGAGCCGACCTCTACCCCAGCCTCGGCGTCGGCCTGAGCGGCCAGCGTGGCCCGTCGCAGGTGGTGCCGGGCCGGCTGCAGACGGTGTTCCAGGCGGGCATCCAGCTCTCGGCCTGGGAGATCGACCTCTTCGGCCGCATCCAGAGCCTGGGCAATGCCGCCGCCGCGCAGTACCTGGCAAGCGTTGAAGGCCGCAAGGCCGCGCAGATCAGCCTGGTGGCGGCGGTGGCCAACACCTACCTGAGCCTCCTGGCCGACGAAGAGCTGCTCGCCATCACCCGCGACACGCTGGGCACGCGCGAAGACTCGTTCAAGCTGAACAAGCTCAAGTTCGACAACGGCGCCGCCTCCGAGCTCGACCTGCGGCAGGCCGAGTCGCTGCTGGAAGCCGGCAAGGTGACGCTCGCCGCCGTCACGCGCCAGCGGGCGCTCGACGAGAACGCGCTGGTGCTCCTGATCGGCCAGCCGCTGCCCACCGACCTGCCGCCGCCGCTCGCCATCGGCGAACAGCGCCTCGCGGCCGACCTGCCGGCGGGCCTGCCGTCGGAGGTGCTGACGCGCCGGCCCGACGTGCGCCAGGCCGAGCAGCAGCTCATCGCCGCAAACGCCAACATCGGCGCCGCACGCGCCGCCTTCTTCCCGCGCATCAGCCTGACCGGCAACGCCGGCAGCGCGAGCAGCGAACTCGATGGCCTCTTCAAGAGCGGCACCAAGGCTTGGAGCATCTCGGGCAACCTGGTGCAGCCGATCTTCGACGCCGGCCGCAACAGCGCCAACCTCGACCTCGCCAAGACCAACCGCGAGATCGCGGTGGCGCAGTACGAGAAGTCGATCCAGAACGCCTTCCGCGAAGTGCAGGACGCGCTGGCCGGCCGCGCCACGCTCGGCGAGCAAGCCCGCGCGCAACTGGCGCAGGCCAACGCCGAGCAGACCCGCTTCAGGCTCGCCGACCTGCGCTACCGCAACGGCGCCGCGAGCTTCCTCGACGTGCTCGACGCGCAACGCGCGCTCTTCTCGGCGCAGCAGGCGGTGGTGCAGGTGCAGGCGGCGATGGTGCAGAACCAGGTCAACCTCTACAAGGTGCTGGGCGGCGGCTGGACGGAGCCCACCGCCACCAAGTGA
- a CDS encoding alpha/beta hydrolase yields MTYAAPYAAITTPDGQRLHLQAWPAPDPAAARGTVLIVHGLGEHIGRYAHVAKHLNASGWHVVGYDHRGHGRSDGPKGKINTADDLLRDLSLVIDHVRAQQPGLLVLLGHSMGGLVAARFVGQGVARPGEATAEWHRPIDALVLSSPALAADTNAVQKLLLATLGTLAPDLAVNNGLKPEWISRDPKVVAAYTADPLVHDRITPRLARFILGNGEWVRLHAARWKVPTLLMYAGSDRCVAPSGSRDFAATVPKPVLTAKEFGPLYHEIFNEPEQGEVLATLSSWLQSLKGPAA; encoded by the coding sequence ATGACCTACGCCGCCCCCTACGCCGCCATCACCACCCCCGACGGCCAGCGCCTGCACCTGCAGGCCTGGCCCGCCCCCGACCCCGCCGCCGCCCGCGGCACCGTGCTCATCGTGCACGGCCTGGGCGAGCACATCGGGCGCTATGCCCATGTCGCGAAACACCTCAACGCCAGCGGCTGGCACGTGGTCGGCTACGACCACCGTGGCCACGGCCGCAGCGACGGCCCCAAGGGCAAGATCAACACCGCCGACGACCTGCTGCGCGACCTGTCGCTCGTGATCGACCACGTGCGCGCCCAGCAGCCCGGCCTGCTGGTGCTGCTCGGCCACAGCATGGGTGGCCTGGTCGCCGCGCGCTTCGTGGGCCAGGGTGTCGCCCGGCCCGGCGAGGCCACGGCCGAATGGCACCGGCCGATCGACGCGCTGGTGCTCTCGTCGCCCGCGCTCGCCGCCGACACCAACGCCGTGCAGAAACTGCTGCTCGCAACGCTCGGCACGCTGGCCCCCGACCTGGCGGTGAACAACGGCCTGAAGCCGGAATGGATCTCGCGCGACCCCAAGGTCGTGGCGGCCTACACCGCCGACCCGCTGGTGCACGACCGCATCACGCCCCGGCTCGCGCGCTTCATCCTCGGCAACGGCGAGTGGGTGCGCCTGCACGCCGCGCGCTGGAAGGTGCCCACGCTCTTGATGTACGCCGGCAGCGACCGGTGCGTCGCGCCGTCCGGCAGCCGCGATTTCGCCGCCACGGTCCCGAAGCCTGTGCTCACCGCCAAGGAGTTCGGCCCGCTCTATCACGAGATCTTCAACGAGCCCGAGCAGGGCGAGGTGTTGGCCACCCTGTCATCTTGGTTGCAGTCGCTCAAGGGGCCCGCCGCCTAA
- a CDS encoding alpha/beta hydrolase — protein sequence MSFDTPSPDSQDALTPPTRLSARTQGAGDLVVCLHSTAGTHAQWQGLANTLSRHWQVLLPDLHGHGKSPTFPSATMNALQADAQAVTALMESAQPQLDTRGVHLVGHSYGAALALQIALRHPERVRSLSLYEPVAFSVLREMAPRDPALMEITDVAHTARGLVQRGEIDQAAAYFIGYWGGDATWNQMAASQRDAVAHRMPAVPRHFDACFTARWHKSLLARLTMPILLMHGSQTRTPARRVTELLAHTLPNVLRAEVPGAGHLGPISHEATVNAWITGRIDPRLSNGLDRIVMAA from the coding sequence ATGAGCTTCGACACCCCTTCTCCTGATTCCCAGGACGCCCTGACCCCGCCCACCCGCCTGTCGGCCCGCACCCAGGGTGCCGGCGACCTGGTGGTGTGCCTGCATTCCACCGCCGGGACCCATGCGCAGTGGCAGGGCCTGGCCAACACCCTCTCGCGCCACTGGCAGGTGCTGCTGCCCGACCTGCACGGCCATGGCAAGAGCCCGACGTTTCCGAGCGCGACGATGAACGCGCTGCAAGCCGATGCGCAGGCGGTCACGGCGCTGATGGAGTCGGCCCAGCCACAGCTCGACACACGCGGCGTGCACCTGGTGGGCCATTCCTACGGCGCCGCGCTGGCCTTGCAGATCGCCTTGCGCCACCCGGAGCGGGTGCGTTCGCTGAGCCTGTACGAGCCGGTGGCCTTCAGCGTGCTGCGCGAGATGGCCCCGCGCGACCCGGCGCTGATGGAGATCACCGACGTCGCCCACACCGCCCGCGGCCTGGTGCAGCGCGGCGAGATCGACCAGGCCGCCGCCTACTTCATCGGCTACTGGGGCGGAGACGCCACCTGGAACCAGATGGCCGCGAGCCAGCGCGATGCGGTCGCGCACCGCATGCCCGCGGTGCCACGCCACTTCGACGCCTGCTTCACCGCCCGCTGGCACAAGAGCCTGCTCGCGCGCCTGACCATGCCCATCCTGCTGATGCACGGCTCGCAGACGCGCACGCCCGCGCGCCGCGTGACGGAGCTGCTGGCGCACACGCTCCCCAACGTGCTGCGCGCCGAGGTACCCGGCGCGGGCCACCTGGGGCCGATCTCGCACGAAGCCACCGTCAACGCGTGGATCACCGGCCGCATCGACCCGCGCCTGTCGAACGGGCTCGACCGCATCGTGATGGCGGCCTGA
- a CDS encoding amidohydrolase, with protein MLKWALLLIAATVCSSVQAQPSASLVAPRVAALQDRMVAWRRDIHQHPELSGQEVRTARLVADHLRQLGLTVKTGVGGHGVVGVLKGGRPGKVVALRADMDALPVLETTGLPFASKALGRYRGQDTPVMHACGHDGHVAMLMAVAEVLTSLRAELPGTVKFIFQPAEEGVATEDAGKQTLWGARAMVADGVLNNPKVDAVFGLHISPNLAAGQLGYRSGPMMAGADTVHITITGEQTHGAAPWTGTDPIVVAAQVITGLQTIVSRQLNINHEPVVLTIASIHGGHRENIIPDKVEMLGTLRTFDEEMRTEAKQRITTTAEKIAEASGAKAEVRFGSNAYSVTINDDPLMQAMLPTLQRASGGKAVPIPKISASEDFSEYQKLVPGVFYFLGAPPKGKTPMDAATNHSPNFDFDEDAMPLGALSLTMLALDYLASSR; from the coding sequence ATGTTGAAGTGGGCCTTGCTGCTGATCGCAGCCACGGTGTGCAGCAGTGTGCAGGCACAACCCAGCGCCTCGCTGGTCGCGCCCCGTGTGGCCGCGTTGCAGGACAGGATGGTCGCCTGGCGGCGCGACATCCACCAGCACCCTGAACTCTCCGGCCAGGAGGTGCGCACCGCACGCTTGGTGGCCGATCACCTGCGCCAGCTCGGCCTCACGGTGAAGACCGGCGTGGGCGGCCACGGCGTCGTGGGCGTGCTCAAGGGCGGACGCCCCGGCAAGGTGGTGGCGCTGCGTGCCGACATGGATGCCTTGCCGGTGCTCGAAACCACCGGCCTGCCCTTCGCCTCGAAGGCCCTCGGCCGCTACCGCGGGCAGGACACGCCGGTGATGCACGCCTGCGGCCACGACGGCCATGTGGCGATGCTGATGGCGGTGGCCGAAGTGCTCACCTCGCTGCGGGCCGAGCTGCCCGGCACGGTGAAGTTCATCTTCCAGCCGGCCGAGGAAGGCGTGGCGACCGAAGACGCCGGCAAGCAGACTTTGTGGGGCGCGCGCGCGATGGTCGCCGACGGTGTGCTCAACAACCCGAAGGTCGATGCCGTGTTCGGCCTGCACATTTCACCCAACCTCGCGGCCGGCCAGCTGGGCTACCGCAGCGGCCCGATGATGGCCGGCGCCGACACGGTGCACATCACCATCACCGGCGAGCAGACGCACGGCGCCGCGCCGTGGACGGGCACCGACCCGATCGTCGTCGCGGCCCAGGTCATCACCGGCCTGCAGACCATCGTGAGCCGCCAGCTCAACATCAACCATGAGCCGGTGGTGCTGACCATCGCGTCCATCCACGGCGGCCACCGCGAGAACATCATTCCCGACAAGGTGGAGATGCTGGGCACGCTGCGCACCTTCGACGAAGAGATGCGCACCGAGGCCAAGCAGCGCATCACGACCACCGCCGAGAAGATCGCCGAAGCGAGCGGCGCGAAAGCCGAGGTGCGCTTCGGCTCCAACGCCTACAGCGTGACCATCAACGACGACCCGCTGATGCAGGCCATGCTGCCGACGCTGCAGCGTGCGAGCGGTGGCAAGGCGGTGCCGATCCCGAAGATCAGCGCCTCGGAAGATTTCTCCGAGTACCAGAAGCTCGTGCCGGGCGTGTTCTACTTCCTCGGCGCGCCGCCCAAGGGCAAGACGCCGATGGACGCGGCGACCAACCACTCGCCCAACTTCGACTTCGACGAAGACGCGATGCCGCTCGGAGCGTTGTCGCTCACGATGCTGGCGCTGGACTACCTCGCCTCGTCACGCTGA
- a CDS encoding M20 family metallopeptidase, which yields MNARDPLQPIQPDEATALADYADRAWDERIVPALTDYIAIPSKSPMFDADWQKNGFIDQVVRDAASWVEGRKVAGLKLEVVRLPGRTPVIFFEVPATKSDSTDTVLMYGHLDKQPEFTGWRTDLGPWTPKYEDGLLYGRGGADDGYAVYAAITAIEALDAQGIPRPRCVGLVEACEESGSFDLPAYIDALKPRLGDVALVVCLDSGAGNYDQLWLTTSLRGMVSGTLRVEILTEGVHSGDSSGLVPSSFRILRQVLDRLEDSKTGRLLPESFHCTIPTDRIEQAKATAKILGDEVWKRFPWACGADGSPALPTTTDPLEALLNRTWRPTLSVTGADGFPEWKSSGNVLRPYTAFKLSLRLPPTVDANEAAEKLKLLLEDNAPYNAKVTFGADGRAGAAGATGWNAPSLAPWLEDALQSASQAHYGAPCGYIGQGGTIPLMSLLQQSFPKAQMMVCGVLGPKSNAHGPNEFLHVPYGKKLTAAVAQVMAACP from the coding sequence ATGAACGCCCGTGACCCGCTGCAACCAATCCAGCCCGACGAAGCGACCGCCCTCGCCGACTACGCCGACCGCGCCTGGGACGAACGCATCGTCCCCGCCCTCACCGACTACATCGCCATCCCGTCGAAGAGCCCGATGTTCGATGCCGACTGGCAGAAGAACGGCTTCATCGACCAGGTGGTGCGCGACGCGGCCAGCTGGGTCGAAGGCCGCAAAGTGGCCGGGCTGAAGCTGGAAGTGGTGCGCCTGCCGGGCCGCACGCCGGTGATCTTCTTCGAAGTGCCGGCGACGAAATCCGACAGCACCGACACCGTGCTCATGTACGGTCACCTCGACAAGCAGCCCGAGTTCACCGGCTGGCGCACCGACCTCGGCCCCTGGACGCCCAAGTACGAAGACGGCCTGCTCTACGGCCGCGGCGGCGCCGACGACGGCTACGCGGTGTACGCCGCCATCACCGCCATCGAGGCGCTCGATGCGCAGGGCATTCCGCGCCCACGCTGCGTGGGCCTCGTCGAGGCCTGCGAGGAAAGCGGCTCCTTCGACCTGCCTGCGTACATCGACGCGCTCAAGCCGCGCCTCGGCGACGTGGCGCTGGTGGTCTGCCTCGACAGTGGCGCCGGCAACTACGACCAGCTGTGGCTCACCACCAGCCTGCGCGGCATGGTGAGCGGCACCTTGCGCGTCGAGATCCTGACCGAGGGCGTGCACTCGGGCGATTCGAGCGGGCTCGTGCCGTCGAGCTTCCGCATCCTGCGCCAGGTGCTCGACCGACTGGAAGACTCGAAGACCGGGCGGCTGCTGCCCGAGAGCTTTCACTGCACCATCCCGACCGACCGCATCGAGCAGGCCAAGGCCACCGCGAAGATACTCGGCGACGAAGTCTGGAAGCGTTTCCCCTGGGCTTGCGGCGCCGATGGCAGCCCCGCCTTGCCCACCACCACCGACCCGCTCGAAGCCCTGCTCAACCGCACCTGGCGGCCCACGCTGAGCGTGACGGGTGCCGACGGCTTTCCGGAGTGGAAGAGCTCCGGCAACGTGCTGCGCCCCTACACCGCGTTCAAGCTCAGCCTGCGCCTGCCACCCACGGTCGACGCGAACGAGGCGGCCGAGAAGCTGAAGCTGCTGCTGGAAGACAACGCGCCCTACAACGCGAAGGTCACCTTCGGCGCCGATGGTCGCGCGGGGGCCGCGGGTGCCACCGGCTGGAACGCGCCGAGCCTCGCGCCCTGGCTCGAAGACGCGTTGCAGTCGGCCTCGCAAGCCCACTACGGCGCGCCCTGCGGCTACATCGGCCAGGGCGGCACCATCCCGTTGATGAGCCTCCTGCAACAGAGCTTCCCCAAGGCGCAGATGATGGTCTGCGGCGTGCTCGGCCCGAAGAGCAACGCGCACGGCCCCAATGAGTTCCTGCACGTGCCCTACGGGAAAAAACTCACGGCCGCGGTGGCCCAGGTGATGGCGGCCTGCCCGTGA
- a CDS encoding aldehyde dehydrogenase family protein — protein MIQKDKLYIGGQWVASLGQEAPGAVISPATGDAIASVVRGNAADVDRAVAAARGAFDAWAALTPAERGAYLLKIHEGLKARAGEIAKTISSEMGMPLKQSLPIQAGSPIAVFKYYAKLVESFHWEEQAGHSTIVREPVGVVAAITPWNYPLHQIGAKVAAALAAGCTVVLKPADVTPLNAFILAEVIHEAGVPAGVFNLVTGRGTIVGEAMVKHPEVDMVSFTGSTGAGRRISAQASETIKRVALELGGKSASVILEDADLVTAVKGSVQACFLNAGQTCTAHTRMVVPESRYAEVAKIAVAVTAAYKVGDPFDETTVMGPVASKSQQDTVQEYIQIGLDEGAELLTGGLGAPEGLENKGFYVKPTVFGRVKPDSRLAQEEVFGPVLSILTYQDEAEAIAIANNSIYGLSGGVWASTDERAKEVAKKIRTGMVDINGGGFNMQAPFGGYKQSGNGREFGKWGLEDFLEVKSLQFKRA, from the coding sequence ATGATCCAGAAAGACAAGCTGTACATCGGCGGCCAGTGGGTGGCCAGCCTGGGCCAAGAGGCACCTGGCGCGGTGATCTCGCCCGCCACCGGCGACGCGATCGCGAGCGTCGTGCGCGGCAATGCCGCCGACGTGGACCGCGCGGTGGCCGCCGCCCGTGGCGCCTTCGACGCCTGGGCCGCCCTCACCCCCGCCGAGCGTGGCGCCTACCTGCTCAAGATCCACGAAGGCCTGAAGGCGCGTGCCGGCGAGATCGCCAAGACCATCAGCTCCGAGATGGGCATGCCGCTCAAGCAGTCGCTGCCGATTCAGGCCGGCTCGCCCATCGCCGTCTTCAAGTACTACGCCAAGCTCGTCGAGAGCTTCCACTGGGAAGAGCAAGCCGGCCACTCGACCATCGTGCGCGAGCCGGTGGGCGTGGTCGCGGCCATCACGCCGTGGAACTACCCGCTGCACCAGATCGGCGCCAAGGTCGCGGCCGCACTCGCCGCCGGCTGCACCGTGGTGCTGAAGCCGGCCGACGTGACGCCGCTCAATGCCTTCATCCTGGCCGAGGTCATCCATGAGGCCGGCGTGCCGGCGGGCGTGTTCAACCTCGTCACCGGCCGCGGCACGATCGTCGGCGAGGCGATGGTCAAGCACCCGGAGGTCGACATGGTGTCGTTCACCGGCTCCACTGGCGCCGGCCGCCGCATCTCGGCGCAGGCGTCGGAGACCATCAAGCGCGTGGCGCTCGAGCTCGGCGGCAAGTCGGCCTCGGTCATCCTGGAAGACGCCGACCTCGTGACCGCCGTCAAGGGCTCGGTGCAGGCCTGCTTCCTCAACGCCGGCCAGACCTGCACCGCGCACACCCGCATGGTGGTGCCCGAGAGCAGGTACGCCGAAGTGGCGAAGATCGCGGTGGCCGTGACCGCCGCCTACAAGGTGGGCGACCCCTTCGACGAGACCACGGTCATGGGCCCCGTCGCCTCGAAGTCGCAGCAGGACACGGTGCAGGAATACATCCAGATCGGCCTCGACGAAGGCGCCGAGCTGCTGACCGGCGGGCTGGGTGCCCCTGAAGGCCTGGAGAACAAGGGCTTCTACGTGAAGCCCACCGTCTTTGGCCGCGTGAAGCCCGACTCGCGCCTGGCGCAGGAAGAAGTCTTCGGCCCGGTGCTGTCGATCCTCACCTATCAGGACGAAGCCGAGGCCATCGCCATCGCCAACAACAGCATCTACGGCCTCTCGGGCGGCGTGTGGGCCTCGACGGACGAGCGCGCCAAGGAAGTGGCGAAGAAGATCCGCACCGGCATGGTCGACATCAACGGTGGTGGCTTCAACATGCAGGCGCCGTTCGGTGGCTACAAGCAGTCGGGCAATGGCCGTGAGTTCGGCAAGTGGGGCCTGGAAGACTTCCTGGAAGTGAAGTCGCTGCAGTTCAAACGCGCCTGA
- a CDS encoding winged helix-turn-helix transcriptional regulator, producing the protein MVALDLLGRRAALRIFWELRHGEQMTFRALQEACETNPSLLNTRIKELREVGLLEHEEGGYRLTAEGRRLMASLGPLCDWAEGWRGA; encoded by the coding sequence ATGGTGGCGCTCGACCTCTTGGGCCGCCGTGCCGCGCTGCGCATCTTCTGGGAGCTGCGCCACGGCGAGCAGATGACGTTTCGCGCCCTGCAGGAGGCCTGCGAGACCAACCCCAGCCTGCTCAACACGCGCATCAAGGAGCTGCGTGAAGTGGGCCTGCTGGAACACGAGGAAGGCGGCTACCGACTGACCGCCGAAGGCCGCCGGCTGATGGCGTCGCTGGGCCCGCTGTGCGACTGGGCCGAGGGCTGGCGCGGTGCTTGA